In one Rutidosis leptorrhynchoides isolate AG116_Rl617_1_P2 chromosome 8, CSIRO_AGI_Rlap_v1, whole genome shotgun sequence genomic region, the following are encoded:
- the LOC139861545 gene encoding 1-acyl-sn-glycerol-3-phosphate acyltransferase PLS1-like — MAIAAVVVLPIGLLFLLSGLIINFLQAFFFVLVRPCSKKMYRTINAHLAELLWLELVWLFDWWAHIKVDLYIDSETLELMGKEHALVICNHKSDIDWLIGWVLAQRSGCLGSTLALIKKSLKFLPVIGWSMWFSEYIYLERRWSKDENTLKAGFENLRDFPKPFWLAVFVEGTRFTNAKLIAAQEYAIENKLPIPRNVLIPRTKGFVAAVSHLCSFVPAIYNCTVAIPKDEPLPTILRMFRGQSSTVHVHIKRHLISELPENDSEIKQWCNDIFIEKDASLELHKFDNSFEKVQCHGIGRPKKSLFVVIVWSCFILFGAIKFFEWCSFSWGTIAFCSIIVLLVVILMQILILFSQSEQSNPPQSSTVNNNEDVLNQKLIP, encoded by the exons ATGGCAATTGCAGCAGTGGTTGTTCTTCCAATTGGTTTACTCTTCCTTTTATCCGGTCTCATCATCAATTTTCTTCAG GCCTTTTTCTTTGTACTTGTTCGTCCATGTTCCAAAAAAATGTACAGGACCATCAATGCTCATCTTGCAGAACTGTTGTGGTTGGAACTCGTTTGGCTTTTCGACTGGTGGGCACACATtaag GTTGACTTATATATAGATTCCGAAACACTCGAATTAATGG GTAAAGAACATGCACTAGTTATTTGCAACCATAAAAGTGACATAGACTGGCTCATTGGATGGGTCTTGGCTCAG CGTTCGGGTTGTCTAGGTAGCACTCTTGCTTTGATTAAAAAATCACTGAAGTTTCTTCCG GTTATTGGCTGGTCAATGTGGTTTAGTGAGTATATATATTTGGAAAGACGCTGGTCCAAAGATGAGAACACATTGAAG GCAGGATTCGAAAACTTAAGAGATTTCCCGAAGCCTTTTTGGTTAGCTGTTTTTGTAGAAGGGACCCGCTTTACGAACGCAAAGCTTATTGCTGCTCAAGAATACGCTATTGAAAATAAGTTACCTATTCCTAGAAACGTTTTGATTCCTCGAACAAAG GGTTTTGTTGCTGCGGTTAGTCACTTGTGTTCGTTTGTTCCAGCAATCTACAACTGTACGGTGGCTATTCCTAAAGATGAACCGTTGCCTACGATATTAAGAATGTTTAGAGGACAATCTTCAACT GTACATGTGCATATCAAGAGACACCTGATCTCTGAATTGCCTGAAAACGACAGTGAAATTAAACAATGGTGTAATGACATATTCATCGAAAAG GATGCTTCATTGGAGTTGCATAAATTCGATAACTCGTTTGAAAAAGTCCAATGTCACGGCATTGGTAGACCGAAGAAATCCTTATTT GTGGTTATAGTTTGGTCATGTTTTATACTCTTCGGGGCGATTAAATTCTTCGAATGGTGTTCATTCTCTTGGGGAACAATAGCATTTTGTTCAATAATAGTGTTGCTTGTTGTGATCTTGATGCAAATCCTCATTCTGTTTTCTCAATCAGAACAATCGAATCCTCCCCAATCGTCGAcggttaataataatgaagatgtgCTGAATCAGAAACTTATTCCGTGA